The following are encoded together in the Tamandua tetradactyla isolate mTamTet1 chromosome 14, mTamTet1.pri, whole genome shotgun sequence genome:
- the TRIM69 gene encoding E3 ubiquitin-protein ligase TRIM69 isoform X2 translates to MPKWAVRKGTHFSCSFPKVSSNTSNIDPGNYVEVNAPITQLPSKLQIQDITKELHCSLCHDWFHDPLMLSCGHNFCQACIQNFWTQQAKETFCPECQMLCQYSNCTFNLVLEKLVEKIKKLPLLKGHPQCPEHGENLKLFSKLDGKLICFQCKDARLSVGQSKEFLQISEAVHFFTDSVLLFLGGAKYPSGSTGSNPEGASVPKEHAEGCYCCLQGFQENKLHLQQHISLEFLKLHQFLHSKEKEVLNDLREEGKALNEEMELNLNQLQEQCLLAKEMLVSIQARLEQQNAFDFLKDITTLLDSLEQGMKVLTPRELISRKPNPGQFKGPIQYIIWKEMQSTLTPGLSPLTLDPKTAHPNLVLSKNRTSVWHGDIKQVMPDDPERFDSSVAVLGSKGFTSGKWYWEVEVAKKTKWTVGVVRESIIRKGSCPLTPEQGFWLLRLRNQTDLKALDLPSCSLKLTSNLNKVGIYLDYEGGQVSFYNAKTMTHIYTFSSIFIEKLYPYFCPCLNDDGENKEPLNILHPQ, encoded by the exons ATGCCCAAATGGGCAGTGAGAAAGGGAACTCATTTTAGCTGTTCTTTTCCTAAGGTATCTTCCAACACCTCCAACATCGATCCAGGAAACTATGTTGAAGTAAATGCTCCAATCACCCAGTTACCCTCTAAACTGCAGATACAAGATATCACTAAGGAGCTGCACTGTTCACTATGTCATGATTGGTTCCATGATCCTCTGATGCTAAGCTGTGGCCACAACTTCTGCCAGGCCTGTATCCAAAACTTTTGGACCCAGCAAGCAAAGGAAACGTTCTGTCCTGAGTGCCAGATGCTATGTCAATATAGCAATTGTACATTCAACCTTGTATTGGAGAAGCTGGTAGAGAAGATTAAGAAACTACCCCTACTCAAGGGCCATCCACAGTGCCCCGAGCATGGTgagaacctgaaactgttcagTAAGCTGGATGGGAAACTTATCTGCTTTCAATGCAAGGATGCTCGGTTGTCTGTGGGGCAGTCGAAGGAGTTCTTGCAGATCTCAGAGGCTGTCCATTTCTTCACG GATTCTGTTTTGTTATTCCTAGGAGGAGCTAAGTATCCATCAGGGTCAACTGGAAGCAACCCTGAAGGAGCTTCAGTCCCTAAGGAACATGCAGAAGGATGCTATTGCTGCCTACAAG GTTTCCAGGAAAACAAGCTACATCTGCAGCAACACATCTCTCTGGAGTTCCTAAAGCTGCATCAGTTCCTGCAcagcaaagaaaaggaagtttTAAATGATCTCCGGGAAGAGGGGAAGGCCTTGAATGAGGAGATGGAGCTGAATCTGAACCAACTTCAGGAGCAGTGTCTCCTAGCCAAGGAGATGTTGGTGAGCATCCAGGCCCGGTTGGAACAGCAGAATGCCTTCGACTTTCTCAAA gACATCACAACTCTCCTGGATAG CTTGGAGCAAGGAATGAAGGTTCTGACACCCAGAGAGCTTATCTCCAGAAAGCCGAACCCAGGCCAGTTCAAAGGTCCCATCCAGTACATAATATGGAAGGAAATGCAGTCCACCCTTACTCCAG gccTATCTCCATTAACTCTGGACCCTAAAACAGCTCACCCAAATCTGGTGCTCTCCAAAAACCGAACCAGCGTATGGCATGGTGACATTAAGCAGGTAATGCCTGACGATCCAGAGCGATTTGACTCAAGTGTGGCTGTGTTGGGATCCAAAGGCTTCACATCTGGAAAGTGGTACTGGGAAGTCGAAGtagcaaaaaagacaaaatggacaGTTGGAGTCGTCAGAGAATCGATAATCCGGAAAGGCAGCTGTCCTCTAACTCCCGAGCAAGGATTCTGGCTCTTAAGACTAAGAAATCAAACTGACCTAAAGGCACTGGATTTGCCTTCTTGCAGTCTGAAACTAACTAGCAACCTCAACAAGGTGGGCATATACTTGGATTATGAAGGAGGGCAGGTGTCCTTCTACAATGCTAAAACCATGACCCACATTTACACCTTCAGTAGCATTTTCATTGAGAAACTTTATCCCTACTTCTGTCCCTGCCTGAATGATGATGGAGAGAATAAAGAACCACTGAACATCTTACACCCACAGTAA
- the TRIM69 gene encoding E3 ubiquitin-protein ligase TRIM69 isoform X8 — protein MPKWAVRKGTHFSCSFPKVSSNTSNIDPGNYVEVNAPITQLPSKLQIQDITKELHCSLCHDWFHDPLMLSCGHNFCQACIQNFWTQQAKETFCPECQMLCQYSNCTFNLVLEKLVEKIKKLPLLKGHPQCPEHGGAKYPSGSTGSNPEGASVPKEHAEGCYCCLQGFQENKLHLQQHISLEFLKLHQFLHSKEKEVLNDLREEGKALNEEMELNLNQLQEQCLLAKEMLVSIQARLEQQNAFDFLKDITTLLDSLEQGMKVLTPRELISRKPNPGQFKGPIQYIIWKEMQSTLTPGLSPLTLDPKTAHPNLVLSKNRTSVWHGDIKQVMPDDPERFDSSVAVLGSKGFTSGKWYWEVEVAKKTKWTVGVVRESIIRKGSCPLTPEQGFWLLRLRNQTDLKALDLPSCSLKLTSNLNKVGIYLDYEGGQVSFYNAKTMTHIYTFSSIFIEKLYPYFCPCLNDDGENKEPLNILHPQ, from the exons ATGCCCAAATGGGCAGTGAGAAAGGGAACTCATTTTAGCTGTTCTTTTCCTAAGGTATCTTCCAACACCTCCAACATCGATCCAGGAAACTATGTTGAAGTAAATGCTCCAATCACCCAGTTACCCTCTAAACTGCAGATACAAGATATCACTAAGGAGCTGCACTGTTCACTATGTCATGATTGGTTCCATGATCCTCTGATGCTAAGCTGTGGCCACAACTTCTGCCAGGCCTGTATCCAAAACTTTTGGACCCAGCAAGCAAAGGAAACGTTCTGTCCTGAGTGCCAGATGCTATGTCAATATAGCAATTGTACATTCAACCTTGTATTGGAGAAGCTGGTAGAGAAGATTAAGAAACTACCCCTACTCAAGGGCCATCCACAGTGCCCCGAGCATG GAGGAGCTAAGTATCCATCAGGGTCAACTGGAAGCAACCCTGAAGGAGCTTCAGTCCCTAAGGAACATGCAGAAGGATGCTATTGCTGCCTACAAG GTTTCCAGGAAAACAAGCTACATCTGCAGCAACACATCTCTCTGGAGTTCCTAAAGCTGCATCAGTTCCTGCAcagcaaagaaaaggaagtttTAAATGATCTCCGGGAAGAGGGGAAGGCCTTGAATGAGGAGATGGAGCTGAATCTGAACCAACTTCAGGAGCAGTGTCTCCTAGCCAAGGAGATGTTGGTGAGCATCCAGGCCCGGTTGGAACAGCAGAATGCCTTCGACTTTCTCAAA gACATCACAACTCTCCTGGATAG CTTGGAGCAAGGAATGAAGGTTCTGACACCCAGAGAGCTTATCTCCAGAAAGCCGAACCCAGGCCAGTTCAAAGGTCCCATCCAGTACATAATATGGAAGGAAATGCAGTCCACCCTTACTCCAG gccTATCTCCATTAACTCTGGACCCTAAAACAGCTCACCCAAATCTGGTGCTCTCCAAAAACCGAACCAGCGTATGGCATGGTGACATTAAGCAGGTAATGCCTGACGATCCAGAGCGATTTGACTCAAGTGTGGCTGTGTTGGGATCCAAAGGCTTCACATCTGGAAAGTGGTACTGGGAAGTCGAAGtagcaaaaaagacaaaatggacaGTTGGAGTCGTCAGAGAATCGATAATCCGGAAAGGCAGCTGTCCTCTAACTCCCGAGCAAGGATTCTGGCTCTTAAGACTAAGAAATCAAACTGACCTAAAGGCACTGGATTTGCCTTCTTGCAGTCTGAAACTAACTAGCAACCTCAACAAGGTGGGCATATACTTGGATTATGAAGGAGGGCAGGTGTCCTTCTACAATGCTAAAACCATGACCCACATTTACACCTTCAGTAGCATTTTCATTGAGAAACTTTATCCCTACTTCTGTCCCTGCCTGAATGATGATGGAGAGAATAAAGAACCACTGAACATCTTACACCCACAGTAA
- the TRIM69 gene encoding E3 ubiquitin-protein ligase TRIM69 isoform X5: MPKWAVRKGTHFSCSFPKVSSNTSNIDPGNYVEVNAPITQLPSKLQIQDITKELHCSLCHDWFHDPLMLSCGHNFCQACIQNFWTQQAKETFCPECQMLCQYSNCTFNLVLEKLVEKIKKLPLLKGHPQCPEHGENLKLFSKLDGKLICFQCKDARLSVGQSKEFLQISEAVHFFTEELSIHQGQLEATLKELQSLRNMQKDAIAAYKENKLHLQQHISLEFLKLHQFLHSKEKEVLNDLREEGKALNEEMELNLNQLQEQCLLAKEMLVSIQARLEQQNAFDFLKDITTLLDSLEQGMKVLTPRELISRKPNPGQFKGPIQYIIWKEMQSTLTPGLSPLTLDPKTAHPNLVLSKNRTSVWHGDIKQVMPDDPERFDSSVAVLGSKGFTSGKWYWEVEVAKKTKWTVGVVRESIIRKGSCPLTPEQGFWLLRLRNQTDLKALDLPSCSLKLTSNLNKVGIYLDYEGGQVSFYNAKTMTHIYTFSSIFIEKLYPYFCPCLNDDGENKEPLNILHPQ, encoded by the exons ATGCCCAAATGGGCAGTGAGAAAGGGAACTCATTTTAGCTGTTCTTTTCCTAAGGTATCTTCCAACACCTCCAACATCGATCCAGGAAACTATGTTGAAGTAAATGCTCCAATCACCCAGTTACCCTCTAAACTGCAGATACAAGATATCACTAAGGAGCTGCACTGTTCACTATGTCATGATTGGTTCCATGATCCTCTGATGCTAAGCTGTGGCCACAACTTCTGCCAGGCCTGTATCCAAAACTTTTGGACCCAGCAAGCAAAGGAAACGTTCTGTCCTGAGTGCCAGATGCTATGTCAATATAGCAATTGTACATTCAACCTTGTATTGGAGAAGCTGGTAGAGAAGATTAAGAAACTACCCCTACTCAAGGGCCATCCACAGTGCCCCGAGCATGGTgagaacctgaaactgttcagTAAGCTGGATGGGAAACTTATCTGCTTTCAATGCAAGGATGCTCGGTTGTCTGTGGGGCAGTCGAAGGAGTTCTTGCAGATCTCAGAGGCTGTCCATTTCTTCACG GAGGAGCTAAGTATCCATCAGGGTCAACTGGAAGCAACCCTGAAGGAGCTTCAGTCCCTAAGGAACATGCAGAAGGATGCTATTGCTGCCTACAAG GAAAACAAGCTACATCTGCAGCAACACATCTCTCTGGAGTTCCTAAAGCTGCATCAGTTCCTGCAcagcaaagaaaaggaagtttTAAATGATCTCCGGGAAGAGGGGAAGGCCTTGAATGAGGAGATGGAGCTGAATCTGAACCAACTTCAGGAGCAGTGTCTCCTAGCCAAGGAGATGTTGGTGAGCATCCAGGCCCGGTTGGAACAGCAGAATGCCTTCGACTTTCTCAAA gACATCACAACTCTCCTGGATAG CTTGGAGCAAGGAATGAAGGTTCTGACACCCAGAGAGCTTATCTCCAGAAAGCCGAACCCAGGCCAGTTCAAAGGTCCCATCCAGTACATAATATGGAAGGAAATGCAGTCCACCCTTACTCCAG gccTATCTCCATTAACTCTGGACCCTAAAACAGCTCACCCAAATCTGGTGCTCTCCAAAAACCGAACCAGCGTATGGCATGGTGACATTAAGCAGGTAATGCCTGACGATCCAGAGCGATTTGACTCAAGTGTGGCTGTGTTGGGATCCAAAGGCTTCACATCTGGAAAGTGGTACTGGGAAGTCGAAGtagcaaaaaagacaaaatggacaGTTGGAGTCGTCAGAGAATCGATAATCCGGAAAGGCAGCTGTCCTCTAACTCCCGAGCAAGGATTCTGGCTCTTAAGACTAAGAAATCAAACTGACCTAAAGGCACTGGATTTGCCTTCTTGCAGTCTGAAACTAACTAGCAACCTCAACAAGGTGGGCATATACTTGGATTATGAAGGAGGGCAGGTGTCCTTCTACAATGCTAAAACCATGACCCACATTTACACCTTCAGTAGCATTTTCATTGAGAAACTTTATCCCTACTTCTGTCCCTGCCTGAATGATGATGGAGAGAATAAAGAACCACTGAACATCTTACACCCACAGTAA
- the TRIM69 gene encoding E3 ubiquitin-protein ligase TRIM69 isoform X1, producing the protein MPKWAVRKGTHFSCSFPKVSSNTSNIDPGNYVEVNAPITQLPSKLQIQDITKELHCSLCHDWFHDPLMLSCGHNFCQACIQNFWTQQAKETFCPECQMLCQYSNCTFNLVLEKLVEKIKKLPLLKGHPQCPEHGENLKLFSKLDGKLICFQCKDARLSVGQSKEFLQISEAVHFFTDSVLLFLGGAKYPSGSTGSNPEGASVPKEHAEGCYCCLQASLSNYYGDDHGGFQENKLHLQQHISLEFLKLHQFLHSKEKEVLNDLREEGKALNEEMELNLNQLQEQCLLAKEMLVSIQARLEQQNAFDFLKDITTLLDSLEQGMKVLTPRELISRKPNPGQFKGPIQYIIWKEMQSTLTPGLSPLTLDPKTAHPNLVLSKNRTSVWHGDIKQVMPDDPERFDSSVAVLGSKGFTSGKWYWEVEVAKKTKWTVGVVRESIIRKGSCPLTPEQGFWLLRLRNQTDLKALDLPSCSLKLTSNLNKVGIYLDYEGGQVSFYNAKTMTHIYTFSSIFIEKLYPYFCPCLNDDGENKEPLNILHPQ; encoded by the exons ATGCCCAAATGGGCAGTGAGAAAGGGAACTCATTTTAGCTGTTCTTTTCCTAAGGTATCTTCCAACACCTCCAACATCGATCCAGGAAACTATGTTGAAGTAAATGCTCCAATCACCCAGTTACCCTCTAAACTGCAGATACAAGATATCACTAAGGAGCTGCACTGTTCACTATGTCATGATTGGTTCCATGATCCTCTGATGCTAAGCTGTGGCCACAACTTCTGCCAGGCCTGTATCCAAAACTTTTGGACCCAGCAAGCAAAGGAAACGTTCTGTCCTGAGTGCCAGATGCTATGTCAATATAGCAATTGTACATTCAACCTTGTATTGGAGAAGCTGGTAGAGAAGATTAAGAAACTACCCCTACTCAAGGGCCATCCACAGTGCCCCGAGCATGGTgagaacctgaaactgttcagTAAGCTGGATGGGAAACTTATCTGCTTTCAATGCAAGGATGCTCGGTTGTCTGTGGGGCAGTCGAAGGAGTTCTTGCAGATCTCAGAGGCTGTCCATTTCTTCACG GATTCTGTTTTGTTATTCCTAGGAGGAGCTAAGTATCCATCAGGGTCAACTGGAAGCAACCCTGAAGGAGCTTCAGTCCCTAAGGAACATGCAGAAGGATGCTATTGCTGCCTACAAG CTAGTCTCAGTAATTACTATGGTGATGATCATGGAGGTTTCCAGGAAAACAAGCTACATCTGCAGCAACACATCTCTCTGGAGTTCCTAAAGCTGCATCAGTTCCTGCAcagcaaagaaaaggaagtttTAAATGATCTCCGGGAAGAGGGGAAGGCCTTGAATGAGGAGATGGAGCTGAATCTGAACCAACTTCAGGAGCAGTGTCTCCTAGCCAAGGAGATGTTGGTGAGCATCCAGGCCCGGTTGGAACAGCAGAATGCCTTCGACTTTCTCAAA gACATCACAACTCTCCTGGATAG CTTGGAGCAAGGAATGAAGGTTCTGACACCCAGAGAGCTTATCTCCAGAAAGCCGAACCCAGGCCAGTTCAAAGGTCCCATCCAGTACATAATATGGAAGGAAATGCAGTCCACCCTTACTCCAG gccTATCTCCATTAACTCTGGACCCTAAAACAGCTCACCCAAATCTGGTGCTCTCCAAAAACCGAACCAGCGTATGGCATGGTGACATTAAGCAGGTAATGCCTGACGATCCAGAGCGATTTGACTCAAGTGTGGCTGTGTTGGGATCCAAAGGCTTCACATCTGGAAAGTGGTACTGGGAAGTCGAAGtagcaaaaaagacaaaatggacaGTTGGAGTCGTCAGAGAATCGATAATCCGGAAAGGCAGCTGTCCTCTAACTCCCGAGCAAGGATTCTGGCTCTTAAGACTAAGAAATCAAACTGACCTAAAGGCACTGGATTTGCCTTCTTGCAGTCTGAAACTAACTAGCAACCTCAACAAGGTGGGCATATACTTGGATTATGAAGGAGGGCAGGTGTCCTTCTACAATGCTAAAACCATGACCCACATTTACACCTTCAGTAGCATTTTCATTGAGAAACTTTATCCCTACTTCTGTCCCTGCCTGAATGATGATGGAGAGAATAAAGAACCACTGAACATCTTACACCCACAGTAA
- the TRIM69 gene encoding E3 ubiquitin-protein ligase TRIM69 isoform X10 has translation MPKWAVRKGTHFSCSFPKVSSNTSNIDPGNYVEVNAPITQLPSKLQIQDITKELHCSLCHDWFHDPLMLSCGHNFCQACIQNFWTQQAKETFCPECQMLCQYSNCTFNLVLEKLVEKIKKLPLLKGHPQCPEHGENLKLFSKLDGKLICFQCKDARLSVGQSKEFLQISEAVHFFTEELSIHQGQLEATLKELQSLRNMQKDAIAAYKDITTLLDSLEQGMKVLTPRELISRKPNPGQFKGPIQYIIWKEMQSTLTPGLSPLTLDPKTAHPNLVLSKNRTSVWHGDIKQVMPDDPERFDSSVAVLGSKGFTSGKWYWEVEVAKKTKWTVGVVRESIIRKGSCPLTPEQGFWLLRLRNQTDLKALDLPSCSLKLTSNLNKVGIYLDYEGGQVSFYNAKTMTHIYTFSSIFIEKLYPYFCPCLNDDGENKEPLNILHPQ, from the exons ATGCCCAAATGGGCAGTGAGAAAGGGAACTCATTTTAGCTGTTCTTTTCCTAAGGTATCTTCCAACACCTCCAACATCGATCCAGGAAACTATGTTGAAGTAAATGCTCCAATCACCCAGTTACCCTCTAAACTGCAGATACAAGATATCACTAAGGAGCTGCACTGTTCACTATGTCATGATTGGTTCCATGATCCTCTGATGCTAAGCTGTGGCCACAACTTCTGCCAGGCCTGTATCCAAAACTTTTGGACCCAGCAAGCAAAGGAAACGTTCTGTCCTGAGTGCCAGATGCTATGTCAATATAGCAATTGTACATTCAACCTTGTATTGGAGAAGCTGGTAGAGAAGATTAAGAAACTACCCCTACTCAAGGGCCATCCACAGTGCCCCGAGCATGGTgagaacctgaaactgttcagTAAGCTGGATGGGAAACTTATCTGCTTTCAATGCAAGGATGCTCGGTTGTCTGTGGGGCAGTCGAAGGAGTTCTTGCAGATCTCAGAGGCTGTCCATTTCTTCACG GAGGAGCTAAGTATCCATCAGGGTCAACTGGAAGCAACCCTGAAGGAGCTTCAGTCCCTAAGGAACATGCAGAAGGATGCTATTGCTGCCTACAAG gACATCACAACTCTCCTGGATAG CTTGGAGCAAGGAATGAAGGTTCTGACACCCAGAGAGCTTATCTCCAGAAAGCCGAACCCAGGCCAGTTCAAAGGTCCCATCCAGTACATAATATGGAAGGAAATGCAGTCCACCCTTACTCCAG gccTATCTCCATTAACTCTGGACCCTAAAACAGCTCACCCAAATCTGGTGCTCTCCAAAAACCGAACCAGCGTATGGCATGGTGACATTAAGCAGGTAATGCCTGACGATCCAGAGCGATTTGACTCAAGTGTGGCTGTGTTGGGATCCAAAGGCTTCACATCTGGAAAGTGGTACTGGGAAGTCGAAGtagcaaaaaagacaaaatggacaGTTGGAGTCGTCAGAGAATCGATAATCCGGAAAGGCAGCTGTCCTCTAACTCCCGAGCAAGGATTCTGGCTCTTAAGACTAAGAAATCAAACTGACCTAAAGGCACTGGATTTGCCTTCTTGCAGTCTGAAACTAACTAGCAACCTCAACAAGGTGGGCATATACTTGGATTATGAAGGAGGGCAGGTGTCCTTCTACAATGCTAAAACCATGACCCACATTTACACCTTCAGTAGCATTTTCATTGAGAAACTTTATCCCTACTTCTGTCCCTGCCTGAATGATGATGGAGAGAATAAAGAACCACTGAACATCTTACACCCACAGTAA
- the TRIM69 gene encoding E3 ubiquitin-protein ligase TRIM69 isoform X7: MPKWAVRKGTHFSCSFPKVSSNTSNIDPGNYVEVNAPITQLPSKLQIQDITKELHCSLCHDWFHDPLMLSCGHNFCQACIQNFWTQQAKETFCPECQMLCQYSNCTFNLVLEKLVEKIKKLPLLKGHPQCPEHGGAKYPSGSTGSNPEGASVPKEHAEGCYCCLQASLSNYYGDDHGGFQENKLHLQQHISLEFLKLHQFLHSKEKEVLNDLREEGKALNEEMELNLNQLQEQCLLAKEMLVSIQARLEQQNAFDFLKDITTLLDSLEQGMKVLTPRELISRKPNPGQFKGPIQYIIWKEMQSTLTPGLSPLTLDPKTAHPNLVLSKNRTSVWHGDIKQVMPDDPERFDSSVAVLGSKGFTSGKWYWEVEVAKKTKWTVGVVRESIIRKGSCPLTPEQGFWLLRLRNQTDLKALDLPSCSLKLTSNLNKVGIYLDYEGGQVSFYNAKTMTHIYTFSSIFIEKLYPYFCPCLNDDGENKEPLNILHPQ, encoded by the exons ATGCCCAAATGGGCAGTGAGAAAGGGAACTCATTTTAGCTGTTCTTTTCCTAAGGTATCTTCCAACACCTCCAACATCGATCCAGGAAACTATGTTGAAGTAAATGCTCCAATCACCCAGTTACCCTCTAAACTGCAGATACAAGATATCACTAAGGAGCTGCACTGTTCACTATGTCATGATTGGTTCCATGATCCTCTGATGCTAAGCTGTGGCCACAACTTCTGCCAGGCCTGTATCCAAAACTTTTGGACCCAGCAAGCAAAGGAAACGTTCTGTCCTGAGTGCCAGATGCTATGTCAATATAGCAATTGTACATTCAACCTTGTATTGGAGAAGCTGGTAGAGAAGATTAAGAAACTACCCCTACTCAAGGGCCATCCACAGTGCCCCGAGCATG GAGGAGCTAAGTATCCATCAGGGTCAACTGGAAGCAACCCTGAAGGAGCTTCAGTCCCTAAGGAACATGCAGAAGGATGCTATTGCTGCCTACAAG CTAGTCTCAGTAATTACTATGGTGATGATCATGGAGGTTTCCAGGAAAACAAGCTACATCTGCAGCAACACATCTCTCTGGAGTTCCTAAAGCTGCATCAGTTCCTGCAcagcaaagaaaaggaagtttTAAATGATCTCCGGGAAGAGGGGAAGGCCTTGAATGAGGAGATGGAGCTGAATCTGAACCAACTTCAGGAGCAGTGTCTCCTAGCCAAGGAGATGTTGGTGAGCATCCAGGCCCGGTTGGAACAGCAGAATGCCTTCGACTTTCTCAAA gACATCACAACTCTCCTGGATAG CTTGGAGCAAGGAATGAAGGTTCTGACACCCAGAGAGCTTATCTCCAGAAAGCCGAACCCAGGCCAGTTCAAAGGTCCCATCCAGTACATAATATGGAAGGAAATGCAGTCCACCCTTACTCCAG gccTATCTCCATTAACTCTGGACCCTAAAACAGCTCACCCAAATCTGGTGCTCTCCAAAAACCGAACCAGCGTATGGCATGGTGACATTAAGCAGGTAATGCCTGACGATCCAGAGCGATTTGACTCAAGTGTGGCTGTGTTGGGATCCAAAGGCTTCACATCTGGAAAGTGGTACTGGGAAGTCGAAGtagcaaaaaagacaaaatggacaGTTGGAGTCGTCAGAGAATCGATAATCCGGAAAGGCAGCTGTCCTCTAACTCCCGAGCAAGGATTCTGGCTCTTAAGACTAAGAAATCAAACTGACCTAAAGGCACTGGATTTGCCTTCTTGCAGTCTGAAACTAACTAGCAACCTCAACAAGGTGGGCATATACTTGGATTATGAAGGAGGGCAGGTGTCCTTCTACAATGCTAAAACCATGACCCACATTTACACCTTCAGTAGCATTTTCATTGAGAAACTTTATCCCTACTTCTGTCCCTGCCTGAATGATGATGGAGAGAATAAAGAACCACTGAACATCTTACACCCACAGTAA
- the TRIM69 gene encoding E3 ubiquitin-protein ligase TRIM69 isoform X4, which yields MPKWAVRKGTHFSCSFPKVSSNTSNIDPGNYVEVNAPITQLPSKLQIQDITKELHCSLCHDWFHDPLMLSCGHNFCQACIQNFWTQQAKETFCPECQMLCQYSNCTFNLVLEKLVEKIKKLPLLKGHPQCPEHGENLKLFSKLDGKLICFQCKDARLSVGQSKEFLQISEAVHFFTDSVLLFLGGAKYPSGSTGSNPEGASVPKEHAEGCYCCLQASLSNYYGDDHGGFQENKLHLQQHISLEFLKLHQFLHSKEKEVLNDLREEGKALNEEMELNLNQLQEQCLLAKEMLDITTLLDSLEQGMKVLTPRELISRKPNPGQFKGPIQYIIWKEMQSTLTPGLSPLTLDPKTAHPNLVLSKNRTSVWHGDIKQVMPDDPERFDSSVAVLGSKGFTSGKWYWEVEVAKKTKWTVGVVRESIIRKGSCPLTPEQGFWLLRLRNQTDLKALDLPSCSLKLTSNLNKVGIYLDYEGGQVSFYNAKTMTHIYTFSSIFIEKLYPYFCPCLNDDGENKEPLNILHPQ from the exons ATGCCCAAATGGGCAGTGAGAAAGGGAACTCATTTTAGCTGTTCTTTTCCTAAGGTATCTTCCAACACCTCCAACATCGATCCAGGAAACTATGTTGAAGTAAATGCTCCAATCACCCAGTTACCCTCTAAACTGCAGATACAAGATATCACTAAGGAGCTGCACTGTTCACTATGTCATGATTGGTTCCATGATCCTCTGATGCTAAGCTGTGGCCACAACTTCTGCCAGGCCTGTATCCAAAACTTTTGGACCCAGCAAGCAAAGGAAACGTTCTGTCCTGAGTGCCAGATGCTATGTCAATATAGCAATTGTACATTCAACCTTGTATTGGAGAAGCTGGTAGAGAAGATTAAGAAACTACCCCTACTCAAGGGCCATCCACAGTGCCCCGAGCATGGTgagaacctgaaactgttcagTAAGCTGGATGGGAAACTTATCTGCTTTCAATGCAAGGATGCTCGGTTGTCTGTGGGGCAGTCGAAGGAGTTCTTGCAGATCTCAGAGGCTGTCCATTTCTTCACG GATTCTGTTTTGTTATTCCTAGGAGGAGCTAAGTATCCATCAGGGTCAACTGGAAGCAACCCTGAAGGAGCTTCAGTCCCTAAGGAACATGCAGAAGGATGCTATTGCTGCCTACAAG CTAGTCTCAGTAATTACTATGGTGATGATCATGGAGGTTTCCAGGAAAACAAGCTACATCTGCAGCAACACATCTCTCTGGAGTTCCTAAAGCTGCATCAGTTCCTGCAcagcaaagaaaaggaagtttTAAATGATCTCCGGGAAGAGGGGAAGGCCTTGAATGAGGAGATGGAGCTGAATCTGAACCAACTTCAGGAGCAGTGTCTCCTAGCCAAGGAGATGTTG gACATCACAACTCTCCTGGATAG CTTGGAGCAAGGAATGAAGGTTCTGACACCCAGAGAGCTTATCTCCAGAAAGCCGAACCCAGGCCAGTTCAAAGGTCCCATCCAGTACATAATATGGAAGGAAATGCAGTCCACCCTTACTCCAG gccTATCTCCATTAACTCTGGACCCTAAAACAGCTCACCCAAATCTGGTGCTCTCCAAAAACCGAACCAGCGTATGGCATGGTGACATTAAGCAGGTAATGCCTGACGATCCAGAGCGATTTGACTCAAGTGTGGCTGTGTTGGGATCCAAAGGCTTCACATCTGGAAAGTGGTACTGGGAAGTCGAAGtagcaaaaaagacaaaatggacaGTTGGAGTCGTCAGAGAATCGATAATCCGGAAAGGCAGCTGTCCTCTAACTCCCGAGCAAGGATTCTGGCTCTTAAGACTAAGAAATCAAACTGACCTAAAGGCACTGGATTTGCCTTCTTGCAGTCTGAAACTAACTAGCAACCTCAACAAGGTGGGCATATACTTGGATTATGAAGGAGGGCAGGTGTCCTTCTACAATGCTAAAACCATGACCCACATTTACACCTTCAGTAGCATTTTCATTGAGAAACTTTATCCCTACTTCTGTCCCTGCCTGAATGATGATGGAGAGAATAAAGAACCACTGAACATCTTACACCCACAGTAA